Genomic DNA from Thermomicrobiales bacterium:
GTCGATCGAATATGTGGAGAGCATTATGCCAGCCCGATGCGCGGCGATCGCCGCGAAGGCGTTAAGGAATCGCTAGTGCGGCGGCTCCGACGGCCAGGACAGCGAGTCGCTTTCCGGTTGCGGCATCGGCACGCCTTCTCGCAATCCACGCACCAGAGCAGGAATCGCCGCCGCGACCGGCAACGCACATTGCACCCAGAACGCCGAACAGGGCGCTCCCAAATGACACGGCCAACAGGACCGCCAACGAAGAAATCTTGAGCGTGTTCCTGAATGCGCGAGGTGCGATGAAATTGTTCTCGACCTGTTGATAGATGACGAAGAGGCCAAGCACAACCAGAGCGGCCGGCACGGAGACCGTCAGCGACATCAACACCGCCGGTATGGTCGCTAACGTGGCGCCAACCATCGGAATCGCATCGAGCATCGCCGCCAGCACCGCCAACA
This window encodes:
- a CDS encoding AI-2E family transporter, whose protein sequence is MVNGYVVGQTIVSSCFGVFTFVVLTVVGTPEALLLAVLAAMLDAIPMVGATLATIPAVLMSLTVSVPAALVVLGLFVIYQQVENNFIAPRAFRNTLKISSLAVLLAVSFGSALFGVLGAMCVAGRGGDSCSGAWIARRRADAATGKRLAVLAVGAAALAIP